TCCACCAGATCAATCACATAATCTGTGAGTTTTTTATTCATAGAAATTTACTCCTCCTTAAAAGAGCTGGATAGTTATATTGTTATTATAACACTTTTTCTAAAGTTTACGATTTGCTACAATCTTTTACTTGCTTTTTCGTAACAGTTTCATAAAAATAAACTGTCGGACAAATCCTGGACAAAGGGCAACCACCATCTGAATGGCAACACTCTTGGCATACTCCATGTAAGAAATTTGTCCTCGCTTCAGCATGCGTTGACGAGCTTGACGATAGAGTTTGAGGTAACGCAGTCCCCCACGACGCTCAAACATTCCTGCTCCAACACGAACCTTACACAAGATTTGATCCAGATTTCCAGTCTTAGCTCCTGCAGCAATCATGTTGAGCCAGAGGAGGTCATCCTCCATATAAAGGCCATCCTCATAGTTGCCTGCCTTGAGAACCGTATCCTTCTTGAACATGACAGTCATGTGGTTAAAGGCACTTCTCATCCTTTGATAAGCTACAATATCTGCATGCTGGGTTGGAACACGACGGTAAGAAACGATCTCATCAGGATTGTCAATAAATTCTGCAATATGTCCACCTAATAGGTCGAGCTTGTCCTTCTCCATTAGCTGAACCTGTTTCTCAAAACGGTCTGGAACAGCTATATCATCCGTATCCATACGGGCAATAATATCATACTGACACTGCAAAACACCCTGTCGAAGAGCCAGACCCAAACCTTGATTCTGCTCAAGAGGATAGCGTTTCACTGGAATATCAGACTCAACTTCAAGCTGGTCTAATACCTGATAGAGCTCAGGTGTCAAAGGCCCATCCTCAACCAGAACCAATTCGCTCGGTTTCAGGGTCTGATTTTGAACACTATCAATAGCATCCTTTAAAAATGTCGGATTTTCCTTGATATAGACCGACATCAATACGCTGATTTTTTGCTTTTCAGACACAGTTTTTCTCCAATGTATAGATTTCCTTCCACTATTTTATCATAATTTTCAAGACTTTCCCATTTTTATCTTGAAAGCCCAAAACCTTACTTGACATTATAGGGAAAAAGCCTTAAAATAAGCTGTTATTAAAATCAGCTAGAAGAGGTATTATATGAAAAAGCAATCACTCTTTTTTGTTCCAGGTATTATCCTGATTGGTGTTTCCTTGCGGACTCCTTTTACTGTTTTACCCATTATATTGGGAGATATTTCGCAAGGGCTGGGAGTAGAAGTTAGTTCGCTTGGTGTCTTGACCAGCCTTCCCCTCCTCATGTTTACTCTCTTCTCGCTATTTTCTACCCGACTGGCTCAAAAAATCGGCTTGGAGCATCTCTTCACCTACAGCCTTTTCTTCTTGACCATCGGTTCTCTCATTAGACTAATCAATCTGCCTCTGCTCTATCTAGGAACCTTGATGGTTGGGGCAAGTATCGCAGTCATCAATGTTCTGCTTCCTAGTCTTATCCAAGCCAATCAACCAAAGAAAATTGGTTTTCTGACCACCTTATATGTAACCTCTATGGGGATTGCAACGGCTCTGGCCTCCTATCTGGCTGTGCCTATTACACAAGCCAGTTCTTGGAAAGGACTTATCATCCTCCTCACCCTGCTCTGTCTAGCAACTTTTTTGGTCTGGCTGCCTAATCACCGCTATAATCACAGACTGGCTCCACAAACCAAACAAAAAAGCAAAACAAAGGTCATGCATAATAAACAGGTCTGGGCAGTTATTGTCTTTGCAGGTTTTCAATCCTTGCTCTTTTACACTGCTATGACTTGGCTACCGACCATGGCTATCCACGCAGGCCTATCCAGTCACGAAGCTGGCTTGCTGACCTCTATCTTCTCTCTGATTAGCATTCCTTTTTCAATGACTATCCCAAGCCTGACAACCAGTTTATCTACTCGCAACCGTCAGCTCATGCTCACTCTGGTTTCACTAGCTGGTGTTGTCGGCATTTCCATGCTCTTTTTCCCAATCGGTAATTTCTTTTACTGGCTTGCCATCCATCTCCTCATCGGAACCGCGACCAGCGCCCTCTTCCCTTATCTCATGGTCAACTTTTCACTCAAGACAAGCGCTCCTGAAAAGACAGCCCAATTGTCTGGTTTATCTCAAACAGGAGGCTATATCCTAGCAGCCTTTGGGCCAACTCTCTTCGGTTACAGTTTTGACCTTTTCCACTCTTGGGTACCAGCTGTAGCTGCCCTCTTACTGGTGGATATCCTGATGACTGTAGCCCTCTTTACAGTGGACAGAGCCGATAAAATCCTCTAAACTTCTAGTTTTGCCTAGAAGTTTTTTATATATAAAAATTTTACACATTTCTCTTGACAGGGCTTTCTTTTAGATGTACAATGTATGTGTAGAAAAATTATATATAAAAATCTTACACATTAGAAAAGGAGGTTTCCCATGTACTTTCCAACATCCTCTGCCTTGATTGAATTTCTCATCTTGGCCGTACTGGAAAAAGGGGATTCTTATGGTTATGAGATTAGCCAAACCATTAAGCTGATCGCTAATATCAAAGAATCCACACTCTATCCTATCCTAAAAAAATTGGAAGGCAATAGCTTTCTGACAACCTATTCTAGAGAGTTCCAAGGTCGCATGCGCAAATACTACTCCTTGACAAATGGTGGTATAGAACAGCTCGTGACCCTAAAAGATGAATGGACACTCTATACAGACACCATCAATGGCATCATAGAAGGGAGTATCCGCCATGACAAGAACTGAATACCTGACTCAGCTAGAACTTTATCTCAAAAAACTGCCTCAGGCTGACCAAATTGAAGCCATGGACTATTTCAGGGAACTCTTTGACGATGCTGGAGTCGAAGGAGAGGAAGAACTCATCGCTAGCTTAGGAACTCCTAAGGAAGCAGCTCACGAAGTCCTCTCCAATCTTCTCGATAAAAAAATCAATGAGGCACCCGCTCAAAAAAATAACCGACAAATTTTGCATATCGCCTTGTTAGCCCTCCTTGCAGCCCCCATCGGTATTCCTCTGGGAATCGCCATCCTCGTGTCTCTGTTCGCAATCCTTGTGGCAGCCTTGACTGTCATCTTGGCTTTCTTTGCGGTCTCCATACTTGGTATCATCGGCGGATTCCTATTTTTAGTTGAAAGTTTCACTGTCCTCGCCCAAGCCAAATCAGCCTTTATCTTGATTTTTGGTTCTGGTTTACTGGCTATCGGTGCTTCTTCACTAGTCTTACTAGGTATTTCCTATGTAGCCCGCTTCTTCGGCCTACTCATTGTTCGCCTGGTGCAATTTGTTCTCAAAAAAGGAAAGAGAGGTGACCAGCATGCGTAAATGGACAAAAGGATTTCTCATTTTTGGTGTGGTGACTACCATTATCGGCTTTATCCTGCTCTTTGTAGGAATCCAATCTGACGGGATTAAGAGTCTGCTTGCCATGTCCAAGGAGCCTGTCTATGATAGTCGGATGGAAGAGTTGACCTTTGGCAAGGAAGTCGAAAACCTAGAGATTACTCTCCATCAACACGCACTGACCATCACAGACTCTTTCGATGATCAAATCCACATTTCTTACCATCCATCTCTTTCTGCTCACCATGATCTTATCACAAATCAGAACGATAAAACGCTGACCCTCACTGATAAGAAACTGTCTGAAACTCCATTTCTCTCTTCTGGAATTGGCGGGATTCTCCATATCGCAAGCAGCTACTCTCGTCGTTTTGAAGAAGTTATTCTCCAATTGCCAAAAGGGAGAACTCTAAAAGGAATCAACATCTCAGCAAATCGCGGTCAAACCAGTATCACCAATGCCAGCCTTGAAAATGCGACCCTCAATACCAATAATGGCTATCTCCTCCGAATTGAAGGAAGTCGTATCAAAAACAGTAAACTCACAACCCCTAATATCATTAATATCTTTGATACAGACCTTACAGATAGTCAGCTAGAGTCAACAGAACATCACTTCCACGCTGAAAATATCCAAGTCCATGGTAGGGTTGAACTGACTGCCAAATATTATCTCAGAATCATCCTAGACCAGAAAGAGAGCCAACGAATTAACTGGGACATCTCAAGCAACTATG
The Streptococcus toyakuensis genome window above contains:
- a CDS encoding glycosyltransferase — encoded protein: MSEKQKISVLMSVYIKENPTFLKDAIDSVQNQTLKPSELVLVEDGPLTPELYQVLDQLEVESDIPVKRYPLEQNQGLGLALRQGVLQCQYDIIARMDTDDIAVPDRFEKQVQLMEKDKLDLLGGHIAEFIDNPDEIVSYRRVPTQHADIVAYQRMRSAFNHMTVMFKKDTVLKAGNYEDGLYMEDDLLWLNMIAAGAKTGNLDQILCKVRVGAGMFERRGGLRYLKLYRQARQRMLKRGQISYMEYAKSVAIQMVVALCPGFVRQFIFMKLLRKSK
- a CDS encoding CynX/NimT family MFS transporter, translated to MKKQSLFFVPGIILIGVSLRTPFTVLPIILGDISQGLGVEVSSLGVLTSLPLLMFTLFSLFSTRLAQKIGLEHLFTYSLFFLTIGSLIRLINLPLLYLGTLMVGASIAVINVLLPSLIQANQPKKIGFLTTLYVTSMGIATALASYLAVPITQASSWKGLIILLTLLCLATFLVWLPNHRYNHRLAPQTKQKSKTKVMHNKQVWAVIVFAGFQSLLFYTAMTWLPTMAIHAGLSSHEAGLLTSIFSLISIPFSMTIPSLTTSLSTRNRQLMLTLVSLAGVVGISMLFFPIGNFFYWLAIHLLIGTATSALFPYLMVNFSLKTSAPEKTAQLSGLSQTGGYILAAFGPTLFGYSFDLFHSWVPAVAALLLVDILMTVALFTVDRADKIL
- a CDS encoding PadR family transcriptional regulator, translating into MYFPTSSALIEFLILAVLEKGDSYGYEISQTIKLIANIKESTLYPILKKLEGNSFLTTYSREFQGRMRKYYSLTNGGIEQLVTLKDEWTLYTDTINGIIEGSIRHDKN
- a CDS encoding DUF1700 domain-containing protein — encoded protein: MTRTEYLTQLELYLKKLPQADQIEAMDYFRELFDDAGVEGEEELIASLGTPKEAAHEVLSNLLDKKINEAPAQKNNRQILHIALLALLAAPIGIPLGIAILVSLFAILVAALTVILAFFAVSILGIIGGFLFLVESFTVLAQAKSAFILIFGSGLLAIGASSLVLLGISYVARFFGLLIVRLVQFVLKKGKRGDQHA
- a CDS encoding DUF4097 domain-containing protein, which gives rise to MRKWTKGFLIFGVVTTIIGFILLFVGIQSDGIKSLLAMSKEPVYDSRMEELTFGKEVENLEITLHQHALTITDSFDDQIHISYHPSLSAHHDLITNQNDKTLTLTDKKLSETPFLSSGIGGILHIASSYSRRFEEVILQLPKGRTLKGINISANRGQTSITNASLENATLNTNNGYLLRIEGSRIKNSKLTTPNIINIFDTDLTDSQLESTEHHFHAENIQVHGRVELTAKYYLRIILDQKESQRINWDISSNYGSIHQFTREKPESRGTELSNPYKTEKTDVKDQLIAKSDDDIELISTPSRR